A stretch of the Haloarcula ordinaria genome encodes the following:
- a CDS encoding ATPase, T2SS/T4P/T4SS family, whose amino-acid sequence MGEWRPASETRTECACRTDRDRRTLTVDAVDCPESGTLATAPACRATVVDALGATPADSVVVEAHGRARAYLDDAAALLVAAGQFSTRVAPVDERLSGRAKRDPLAAATEASGRAGTVADLAAETGLALLSDRATDYETALECYTGPTVSDARVGTTPPADATLEDRRTIETNAVVRRYATPSDRLDVYHVEPREQGFDASTTAALRRAHERLVAAIEAEQTTPRRAAEAVCEDGTTATAVGSVLAKHTTGLGILEDLFADPRVSDVFATAPVAENALRVRVDGETRRTNVRLTEDGARALASTFRRTSGRSFSRASPTLDATVTVADRQVRVAGVTGPVSDGLAFAFRAQDDDSWDLQDLVEVGSVPPAVAGLLSVAVERGSACLVAGPRGAGKTTLLGALLWELPKTLRTLVIEDTPELPIDDLQAAGCDVQALRTTTDNGPSVAPSEALRTALRLGEGALVVGEVRGEEASVLYEAMRVGGGDGAVLGTIHGDGAETVRERLVSDLDVAPSSFAATDLVVTLAPPSCPAGRGIERVEEVVGTETGARFEPLYERDGETATATGRLSRGTSHLVDSLRTAGESYEAVLEAIAERSDTFEQCRATGPDTSPSAEEPTT is encoded by the coding sequence ATGGGTGAGTGGCGACCGGCGTCCGAGACTCGAACCGAGTGTGCCTGTCGCACCGACCGCGACCGGCGCACACTGACCGTCGACGCGGTGGACTGTCCAGAATCTGGAACGCTGGCCACGGCACCGGCGTGCCGCGCCACTGTCGTCGACGCGCTCGGAGCGACTCCCGCCGACAGTGTCGTCGTCGAAGCCCACGGCAGAGCGCGTGCGTACCTGGACGACGCTGCAGCGCTCCTGGTCGCTGCCGGCCAGTTCTCGACCCGCGTCGCACCGGTCGACGAGCGGTTGTCCGGACGAGCGAAACGCGACCCGCTGGCGGCGGCCACCGAGGCGAGCGGCCGGGCGGGGACTGTCGCCGACCTGGCCGCCGAGACCGGACTCGCGCTCCTGTCCGACCGTGCAACAGACTACGAGACGGCTCTGGAGTGCTACACCGGCCCGACGGTGAGCGACGCTCGCGTCGGGACCACCCCACCGGCGGACGCCACACTCGAGGACCGACGAACTATCGAGACGAACGCAGTGGTCAGGCGATACGCGACGCCCTCTGACCGTCTGGACGTCTATCACGTCGAACCACGCGAACAGGGGTTCGACGCGTCGACCACGGCGGCACTCCGACGAGCGCACGAACGGCTCGTCGCCGCCATCGAAGCGGAGCAGACGACGCCCCGGCGCGCGGCCGAGGCAGTCTGTGAGGACGGGACGACGGCGACAGCGGTCGGGTCGGTACTGGCGAAACACACCACCGGTCTCGGCATCCTCGAGGACCTCTTTGCCGACCCGCGCGTCTCGGACGTGTTCGCCACAGCACCCGTCGCGGAGAACGCCCTGCGGGTTCGCGTCGACGGCGAGACGCGACGGACGAACGTCCGACTCACGGAGGACGGCGCGCGAGCGCTGGCCTCCACCTTCCGACGGACGAGCGGCCGGTCGTTCTCACGGGCCAGTCCGACGCTCGACGCGACGGTGACCGTCGCCGACCGGCAGGTCAGGGTCGCCGGTGTCACCGGCCCCGTCAGCGACGGCCTCGCCTTCGCCTTCCGGGCACAGGACGACGATTCGTGGGATCTGCAGGACCTGGTGGAAGTCGGGTCGGTACCGCCCGCCGTCGCCGGGTTGCTCTCTGTCGCCGTCGAACGTGGGAGCGCGTGTCTCGTCGCGGGCCCACGGGGTGCCGGGAAGACGACACTCCTCGGTGCGCTGCTGTGGGAGCTCCCGAAAACGCTTCGGACGCTCGTCATCGAAGACACCCCGGAGCTGCCGATCGACGACCTGCAGGCGGCGGGGTGCGACGTCCAGGCACTCCGAACGACGACCGACAACGGTCCGTCGGTGGCCCCCAGCGAGGCACTCCGGACGGCGCTCCGACTCGGGGAGGGGGCGCTCGTCGTCGGCGAAGTCCGCGGCGAAGAGGCGAGCGTGCTCTACGAGGCGATGCGCGTCGGCGGTGGTGACGGCGCCGTCCTGGGGACCATCCACGGGGACGGGGCCGAGACCGTCCGTGAACGACTCGTCTCCGACCTCGACGTCGCCCCCAGTTCGTTCGCGGCGACCGACCTCGTGGTGACGCTCGCACCGCCGTCGTGTCCCGCCGGCCGAGGTATCGAACGCGTCGAGGAGGTCGTCGGAACCGAGACCGGTGCCCGGTTCGAACCGCTGTACGAGCGTGACGGCGAGACAGCGACAGCGACGGGCCGGCTCTCACGGGGCACGAGCCATCTGGTCGACTCCCTTCGGACAGCGGGAGAGTCCTACGAAGCAGTCCTGGAAGCAATCGCCGAACGGAGCGACACGTTCGAGCAGTGTCGCGCCACCGGTCCCGATACCAGTCCATCCGCGGAGGAGCCGACGACATGA
- the mre11 gene encoding DNA double-strand break repair protein Mre11, whose product MTRVIHTGDTHIGYQQYHVPERRRDFLAAFRQVVDDAIEDDVDAVVHAGDLFHDRRPTLTDILGTLEVLETLDDAGIPFLAVVGNHEAKRDAQWLDLYASLGLATRLSAEPTVVGDTAFYGLDFVPRSQRDDLEYEFEPTDAANAALVTHGLFQPFDYGDWDAGEVLQESSVAFDAMLLGDNHAPGKQQVEGAWVTYCGSTERASASERDDRGYNIVAFDDEVRITRRGLETREFVFVDVELDSEEGAERVRSRVGQHDLEDAVVVVSIDGDGDPIAPASIEEYALDAGALVARVTDHRELAAEDRETSVSFADPDDAVTERVRELGLSGAARDIDETVRASKVADSNVADTVERRVREVVESDPDALTASAEQTEETTESTADEDATEGTAEADGGESAASSAAESATTDDEPTAQSDGQANMGEFL is encoded by the coding sequence ATGACACGGGTGATACACACCGGCGACACCCACATCGGGTACCAGCAGTACCACGTGCCCGAACGCCGTCGGGACTTCCTCGCGGCGTTCCGGCAGGTCGTCGACGACGCAATCGAGGACGACGTCGACGCGGTGGTACACGCAGGCGACCTGTTTCACGATCGCCGGCCCACGCTCACGGACATCCTGGGGACGCTCGAGGTACTGGAGACGCTCGACGATGCCGGCATCCCGTTTCTCGCCGTCGTGGGTAACCACGAGGCGAAGCGGGACGCGCAGTGGCTCGACCTCTACGCGTCGCTGGGGTTGGCGACACGCCTGAGTGCCGAGCCGACCGTCGTCGGCGACACGGCGTTCTACGGCCTGGACTTCGTTCCGCGCTCGCAGCGCGACGACCTGGAGTACGAGTTCGAACCGACCGACGCCGCGAACGCGGCGCTCGTCACGCACGGCTTGTTCCAGCCGTTCGACTACGGCGACTGGGACGCCGGTGAGGTGCTCCAGGAGTCCTCCGTCGCTTTCGACGCCATGTTGCTCGGCGACAACCACGCCCCGGGCAAACAGCAGGTCGAGGGGGCGTGGGTCACCTACTGCGGGTCCACCGAGCGTGCGAGCGCGAGCGAGCGGGACGACCGCGGGTACAACATCGTCGCCTTCGACGACGAGGTCCGCATCACGCGTCGCGGCCTCGAGACCCGCGAGTTCGTCTTCGTCGACGTCGAACTCGACAGCGAGGAGGGAGCCGAACGCGTCCGCAGCCGCGTCGGGCAACACGACCTCGAGGACGCCGTCGTGGTCGTGAGCATCGACGGCGACGGCGACCCCATCGCGCCCGCCAGCATCGAGGAGTACGCGCTCGACGCGGGCGCGCTCGTCGCTCGCGTCACCGACCACCGCGAGCTTGCGGCCGAGGACCGCGAGACCAGCGTGAGCTTCGCCGACCCGGACGACGCCGTCACCGAGCGGGTCCGCGAACTCGGCCTGAGCGGTGCAGCACGGGACATCGACGAGACGGTGCGAGCGTCGAAGGTCGCCGATTCGAACGTCGCCGACACCGTCGAACGGCGGGTCCGCGAGGTGGTCGAATCGGACCCCGACGCGCTGACCGCGAGCGCCGAACAGACGGAGGAGACGACGGAGAGTACGGCCGACGAGGACGCGACAGAGGGCACGGCCGAGGCCGACGGTGGCGAGTCAGCGGCATCGTCCGCGGCAGAGTCGGCGACGACGGACGACGAACCGACTGCCCAATCGGACGGGCAAGCCAACATGGGGGAGTTCCTATGA
- a CDS encoding DUF7311 family protein produces MIIRLLLAAVVTAALLAVSTPAISAAAVERSDATLERQAEELSDRLERMVAADDPTEHASARLVATLRLPGRSLTSAGVSQVRFRHRSGVGLVTWQVGATHRGSRVLVDAALRAVGNPLVLRRAGPHRLSFELEGSEHHPVVTVQRLGGPQPTEAANG; encoded by the coding sequence GTGATTATCCGGCTCCTGCTCGCGGCCGTCGTGACCGCTGCTCTGCTCGCAGTGAGCACCCCCGCAATCTCCGCGGCGGCCGTCGAGCGAAGCGACGCGACGCTCGAACGGCAGGCCGAGGAACTATCGGACCGGCTCGAACGGATGGTCGCCGCTGACGACCCGACCGAGCATGCGAGCGCGCGACTGGTCGCGACACTCCGCCTGCCGGGCCGGTCACTGACCAGTGCCGGCGTCAGCCAGGTGAGATTCCGGCACCGGAGTGGTGTGGGTCTCGTGACCTGGCAGGTCGGTGCCACTCACCGTGGCAGTCGCGTCCTGGTCGACGCCGCGCTCCGCGCCGTCGGCAATCCGCTCGTCCTGCGCCGGGCTGGCCCTCACCGACTTTCGTTCGAACTCGAAGGGTCGGAGCACCACCCCGTCGTGACCGTACAGCGATTGGGCGGACCACAGCCCACGGAGGCGGCTAATGGGTGA
- a CDS encoding DUF7310 family coiled-coil domain-containing protein, with product MADVETLAERVRTVERAVTDGATELPEATTLADVETRIESLEDRVADLDDRTTELEAATQALRGYVGNVRSVNEEVEQRADAALAATDRLERRLDEELPASEPPIPGPTGASTTSDSPSSGGRARREPDTTGPRDESRSRAEQFQLERDEFGDPPMEGESMQGAGGNASADGAVSSSDSDETSELGLLARIRAHL from the coding sequence ATGGCCGACGTCGAAACACTGGCCGAGCGCGTCCGGACCGTCGAACGAGCCGTGACCGACGGCGCGACCGAGCTCCCCGAAGCGACGACGCTCGCCGACGTAGAGACACGAATCGAGTCACTGGAAGATCGGGTCGCCGACCTCGACGACCGGACGACCGAACTCGAAGCGGCGACACAGGCGCTCCGCGGGTACGTCGGGAACGTACGATCAGTCAACGAGGAGGTCGAGCAGCGGGCCGACGCGGCGCTAGCGGCGACCGACCGTCTCGAGCGGCGGCTCGACGAGGAACTGCCAGCCTCGGAGCCGCCCATCCCTGGCCCGACTGGTGCGTCTACGACGAGCGACAGTCCGTCTTCGGGCGGTCGGGCCCGTCGGGAGCCCGACACCACTGGACCGAGAGACGAGTCTCGAAGCCGCGCCGAGCAGTTTCAACTCGAGCGTGACGAGTTCGGTGACCCACCGATGGAAGGCGAGTCGATGCAGGGTGCAGGCGGGAACGCATCGGCCGACGGCGCGGTGTCGAGCAGCGACTCGGACGAGACCAGCGAGCTCGGGCTTCTCGCCCGGATACGGGCCCACCTGTGA